Part of the Amycolatopsis sp. 195334CR genome is shown below.
GATCGGCGAGGTGGTCGACCGGCCGGGCAAGGCGGTCGCGCTGCGCCGGTTCGCCGCCGCGTACGGCATTCCGCTGACCCAGTGCGTGGCGGTCGGCGACGGCGCGAACGACATCGACATGCTCTCCGCGGCGGGCATGGGCGTGGCCTTCAACGCCAAGCCCGCGTTGCGCGAGGTGGCCGACACCGCGTTGTCGCACCCGTTCCTGGACGCGGTGCTGTTCATGCTCGGCATCACGCGTGCCGAGGTCGAAGCGGCCGACGCCGCCGACGGGCTGCTGCCGGAGCGGCCGTGATCCTCGCTCCGCTGGCCGCGCGGTACGCGTCGTGGCTGGGCTTGCCCGCCGAGGAGACGGCCCTCCCGGAGGCGTCGCCGGACGAGGTCCGCGCGATGCCGGTGATCCTGCGCATGGAGAAGGCGGAGCCGCCGGGACGTACGCCGTTGCTGGAGGCGGCGGCCGCCGCCGCGCTGGCGGTGTGCCTCGACGAACGCGCCAAGCCGGGTGGCGAATGGCACGAACCGGTGCGGGACTGGGTTTCCGGGCACATCCGCAAGGTCGCCCGCCGCGCCAGGGGTGCGCACTGGCAGGCCGTGCAGGACCTGCCGGGCGTGACCGTCTCGATCGACGGCGCCGAGGCGCGGGCGTTGCTGCCGGGCCGGGTGGTCGACGCGCCCAAGGAGGTCTCGCGGTTGCAGATCTCCGGGAGCGAGCTGCCGCCGGACGAGCCGGGTCAGGCGCCCGGCGCCACGCCGGTGCTGCTGCTCAACCCCGGTGTGACGATGACCGTCGGCAAGGCGGCGGCCCAGGTCGGGCACGGCACCATGCTGCTGGCCTCCCTGCTCGACGAGGACCGGCTCGCGGCCTGGGCGGACCGCGGTTTCCGGTGCGCGGTCCGGGTTCCCGGGCAGCTGGAGTGGGCCGAGCTGCACCCGGGCGAGGACCCGGGCCGGGCCTGGTCGGAGCGGTCGGTGATCGCCGTGCGGGACGCCGGGTTCACCGAGGTGGACCCGGGTACGGTCACGGTCCTGGCCCAGTGGCGGTAGAGGAGGAGCGCATGGGGCTCGAGGTGGAGCGGATCGGTGAGCACGTGTTCGCCGGTCGCAACGAGCGGGGCGCCGAGGTGCGGATCGGCCGCAAGGGGCAGGAGGACGTGTTCTCGCCGGCCGAACTGCTGCAGATCGCCGCGGCGGGCTGCGCCGCGGTGACCGCCGAGGACCTGGTGGTGCGGCGGACCGGTGAGGACGCGAAGTTCCGCGTCGAGGTGACCGCCGACCGCAACGAGGCCGCGTCGGAACTGGACGCCATCCACGTCGCCTTCGACCTCGATCTGTCCTCTGTGGACGCCGAACGCCGGGCGGCGCTGGCGGTCGCGGTGGACCGCGCGATCGAGCGGCTGTGCACGGTGAGCCGCACGCTGAAGAAGGGCATCCCGGTCACGGAGTCCTTCCCAGCAGAGTGACCAGCAGCGCGACGCGTTCCTCGCCGAGGCCGTCGCGCAGCCTGCTGTGCCGGGTGAGCAGGACGAGCCCGTGCATCGCGCTCCAGGCGACCTCGGTGAAGGTCTCCGGGTCCTGATCGCCCGCCTGCGGTGCGAACACGCGGTACAGCAGCCCGAACGCCTGCTTGAGCGACTCGGGCGCGTTCGGCCCGAACTCCAGCTCCGTGCGGAGGGTGAACATCGCGTCGTAGAGCACCGGGTGGTCGAAGGCGAAGTCGGTGTAGGCGCGGACCAGCTCGGCGACCGAACCGGCGCCGCGCAGGGCCGCCGCCAGCTCGTCGACGCCCTGGAGCGCGACCGCGGTGACGATGGCGTCCTTGCCGGCGAAGTGGCTGTACAGCACGGGCTGGCTGTAGCCGATCAGCTGGGACAGCCGCCGGGTGGTGACCGCGTCCCAGCCCTCCTGCTCGGCCAGCTCCCGAGCGGTGCGGATGATCAGCTGGTGGCGTTCGGCGCGCTCCCGCGCCCGGCGATCGGACATGACCCGGATGCTAGCAGCGCTAGCTTTCCGCTCGCGGTTCGCCGAGCCACAGCTGACCGCGCGTGGTCCTCGGGAGGCGCGCCGCCCGGCCGCCGGGCCCGGCACGCCCGCGGGCGCCCACAGTCGCAGCATGCTGCCATCGGGGCGGAACTCGTGCTAGCGTTGCTAGAAAATCTAGCAACGCTAGTTCCTGGGAGGGCTCTGATGGGTCGCAAGATCGCCAACGGCATCGCACTGCTGGTCGGCCTCGGCATCATCTACGTCGGCGCGAATTTCCTGCTGGCGCCGGTGGACGCCGCGGCGGGCTACGGCGTCGCGGCGCCGGGGGACGAAGGTGCCTACTTCTCGGTGAAGGGCATCCGGGACATCGCGTCCGGGCTGGTCGTGCTGACCTTGCTCGCGCTGGGACAGCGGCGCGCGCTGGGCTGGGTGCTGCTGGCGATGACGATCATCCCGCTCACCGACGGGTTCATCGTGCTGAGCCACGGCGGTTCGGCCGTCTCAGCGTTCGGCTGGCACTTCAGCACGGCCACGCTGATGCTCGTGGGCGTCTCCCTGTTCCTGAAGACGCCGGACGCGGTCGTGCGGCAGCCGAGCCTCCAGCGCGGCTGACCGTGAGAGGCTCAGGCCTCGTCGCCGGTGGCCTTCCAGACCACGTACGCCTCGTCCGCGTCCGTGGTCATGGCCTCGACGAACTTGTCGTTGTCGAAGCCGGGCAGGGCCTGGAGGCGTTCGATCAGTGCGTCGGCCGCCGGGTCACCGCTGGGGATCGCGGTGCCCTTGCCGTCGGCACCGGCCAGCATGATGAACACGTCCTCTTTCCAGGGCCCCTCGGGAATCACCCTGATCACCACGGCGGACAGTTCGGCCCAGGTGACGGACTCCTCGGTGCCGTCGGCGAGCTGGCGACGGACTCCGGTGTCGTCGACGCCGACCGTACGGGACTGCGCGTGGGTTGAGTCCTGGGACAACTACGACTCCTCAGTCTTTGCGTTCCGTTTACGGTACTGCCGCGGAGTACGAGGGTTCAGGCGGGGGCGGCGGCGTCGAGCCTGCGCAGTGCCGCTCTGGCCACTTCCGGGTCCGTGGTCGGCCAGAACGGCGGCAGCGAAGCCCGCAGGAAACCGCCGTACCGCGCGTTCGCCAGCCGTGAGTCGAGGATGGCCACCACGCCCCGGTCGCTGGTCGACCGGTGCAGCCGCCCGACGCCCTGCGCCAGCAGCAGCGCCGCGTGCGTGGCGGCGACGGTGAGGAAGCCGTTGCCGCCACGGGCCTCCACCGCGCGCTGGCGGGCCGAGGACACCGGGTCGTCCGGCCGCGGGAACGGCAGCCGGTCCACCAGCACCAGCTGCAGCGACGGGCCGGGCACGTCCACGCCCTGCCACAGCGACAGCGTGCCGAACAGGCAGGTGCGCGGGTCCTCGCTGAACTTGCGCACCAGCAGCGAGGTCGAATCGTCGCCCTGGCAGAGGATCGGGTGCTTGATCCGGTCCCGCAGCTCCTCGGTGGCCTGCTTCGCCGCCCGCATCGAGGAGAACAGGCCGAGCGTGCGCCCGCCCGCCGCGTCGATCAGCTCGGCGATTTCGTCCAGCGTGCGCTCGGCGAGCCCGTCCCGGCCGGGCGTGGGCAGGTGCTTGGCCATGTAGAGGATGCCGTTCTTGCGGTGGTCGAACGGCGAACCGACGTCGAGGCCGGTCCAGCGGATGGTCTCCTTGTCCGACGGCGCCGCCTTCTCGGTGGCCGTGCCGGGGTCGGCCTTGCGCTCGGCCGCCTGCGACGGCGGCAGCCCCCACTGCCTGGCCAGCGTGTCGAAGGTGCCGCCGAGCGCGAGCGTGGCCGAGGTGAGCACCGTGGTGGTCGCGCCGAAGACCCGTTCGCGCAGCAGCCCGGCCACGCTCAGCGGGGCCACGTGCAGCGCGGGCGGGCGCGGGTTCGACGAGTACGGGTCGCCGCTGAGCCACACCACGTCCGGCCGGTGCGCCTGGTCCTCGTCGAACGCCTCCAGCAGCCGGACCGCGGTGTCGTGGATCTCCTCCAGCAGGGTGCGCGCGAGCTTGCGCGCGGTGGCTTCGTCGGCGCCGTCGTCCTTGCGATCGGAACCGAGCGAGCTCAGGCAGGTGTGCGCGGCGTCGCGAACCGCGGGCAGCGCGCCCTTGAGCGCCTGCGGCAGCGAGTCCAGCCGTCCGGCCGGGAGGTCGTCGAGCACCAGCGCCAGCCCGTCGCTGGCCTCCATCAGCCGGTCGGCGACGTCGGCGTCGATCAGCTTCCCGCAGCGGCGCCCGGCGGTGGAGACCATCGCGCTGGTCAGTTCGGCGGTGGCCACCGAGGTGACCCGGTCGACCAGCTCGTGCGCCTCGTCGATGACCACCAGGTCGTGCTCGGGCAGCACCTGGTAGCCCTGCAGCGCGTCGATGGCGAGCAGCGCGTGGTTGGTCACCACCACGTCCGCGCGCCCGGCCTCACCCCGCGCGCGCTCGGCGAAGCAGTCGGTGCCGATCGGGCAGCGGGACACGCCGAGGCATTCGCGCGCGGACACCGACACCTGCCGCCACGCCTGGTCGGAGACCCCGGGCACCAGCTCGTCCCGGTCGCCGGTCTCGGTGTCCGACGACCACTCGTGCAGCCGTTTGACCTCCTTGCCCATGCGCGAGACGGCGAACGGGTCGAACAGGCCCTGGTCCTCCGGCTCCTCCGGGGCGCCGGTGTCGAGCCGGTGCAGGCAGAGGTAGTTGCGGCGGCCCTTGAGGATGGCGAAGGTCGGTTCGCGGCCGAGCGGCTTCTTCAGCGCCTTCGCCAGCCGGGGCAGGTCCCGGTCGACGAGCTGCCGCTGCAGCGCGATGGTCGCGGTGGAGACCACCACCGTGGTGCCCTTCTGCACCGCGTGCCGGATCGCGGGCACCAGGTAGGCGAGCGACTTGCCGGTCCCGGTGCCCGCCTGCACGGCGAGGTGCTCGCCGGTGCGGATGGCGCGGCCGACCGCGTCGGCCATCTCCACCTGACCGGCGCGCTCGGCCCCGCCCACCGACTCCACGGCGTGCGTGAGCAGCTCCAGCACCCCCGGAAAGCTGTCCTTGCGTGCGGCGGTGAGTTCAGCGGGCTTCGGCACGAGGAGCAACGGTACCGGGGGCCACCGTCAGTTCTGGCGGCGGAAGCGGTTCACCAGCGCCCAGGTGACCGGCAGCAGCCCGGCGGCCACCACGATCTTCAGCGCGTCGCCGATCAGGAACGGCAGCACGCCCTTGTCGAAGGCGGTGCCGAGGTCCATCGAGGCGGCGGCCATCAGCCACGGCACGCCGACCGCGTAGATCACCAGGTTGCCGAGCACCATGGTGCCCGCGGTGCGCAGCGGGGTGCGGTCACCACCGCGCCCGGCCAGCGCGCCGACCAGCGCACCGGCGAGCACGAAGCCGGCGATGTACCCGGCGCTCGCGCCGAACATGCCCGAGGTGCCGCCGTTGAACCACGGCACGCCCGCCGCGCCGACGAGCAGGTACAGCAGCATCGCGGCACCACCGCGCTGCCAGCCCAGCGCCGCGCCGACGAGCAGGGCGGCGAAGGTCTGCCCGGTCATCGGCACCGGGCTGCCCGGCACCGGGATGACCAACTGCGCGGCCAGGCCGGTGAAGCCGGCGCCGGCGGCGACCAGGGTGAGGTCGCGGGCCAGCGCACCGGGGATGAGATCCGCCAGCACCGGACGGCGGGCGGCGAGGGACAGCGTCGACAAGGCGGCCTCCACGAAAGCGTTGTGCCAAGGGCTTAAGAGGGTGCGCAAACAGGGCGCGGCGGGCGCCGCCATGCCCTGTTTGCGCACCCTCTGAGGCAGGCTAACGCCGGTGGACCGGCAATTTCCCTCTAAGTCGGGTAGCTCACTGTCCGGCGCTGTCCACTCTTCCGGGTGGTAGCCGCCCGGCGGGGTTCGGCTGTTGATCTCCCCGGCCGATGTCGATGAAGGGACATTCACGTTTTGGGTGGAGGGAGACCCCGTGTCGAAGTTGAGGAAGGCCTGGCTGGCCGCGGTGGTGGCGGGTGCCTGCGGTGGACTGCTGCTCCCGGCGGGCGTGGCGCAGGCGGAACCGGTGGCCGTCGCGTCGGCGAGCGCGGGCACGGTCGACGTGACGGCCGGCGCGCAGACCGTGCAGGAGGGCCCGATCGCCGAGTGCAGGCTGGGCGAGCAGGACAGCGCCAGTTCACCCGGGGTCGAGGCCGGGACCACGAAGTTCGGCAAGAGCGAGTCCCAGTGCTCGCGGGCGGCCGACACCGGGTTCGCCACGTCGATGGTGCGCGGGCAGCGCTTCGAGACCAAGGTGCTGCGCAAGTACGGCGGCCCGGTGCTCAAGGTCCGCTCGTTCAGCGCGCGCTGCGACACCACCACCAACGGCGCCAGCGGCCTGGTCGAGCTGAGCGACGTCACCGGGATCGAGGTGCCGCCGTCCATCCCGGCCGGGTACACCGTGGACGTGCCCGGCCAGGACGGCAAGCCGGTGGCCAGGGTGGTGCTGAACGAGATCGTCGTGCCCGACCCGCCGGACGGCAGCCTGACCACGCACGCCATGCGCGTCGAGCTGTTCCCGGACGGCGGCCCGGTCAGCGGCGAGATCCTGGTCGGCTCGGCCAGCTGCGCCCCCTACGGCTGGGACTGACCAGCGGGTCCCCGGTGGTCAGCCGCTGACCACCGGGGTGCCGGTCAGTTCCGCGCCCGCGGTGCGCAGCTCGGCCAGCGCGTTGTCCACGGTGGACCGCGAGACGCCCGCGGTCAGGTCCAGCAGCACCCGCACGGCGAACCCGGCCCCGGCGGCGTCCAGCGCGGTGGCCCGGACGCAGTGGTCGGTGGCGATGCCGACCACGTCGACCCGGTCCACGTCCCGCGCCCGCAGCCAGTCCGCCAGGGTGTCGCCGGTGTCGGTGACGCCCTCGAAGCCCGAATACCCGTCGCTGTACTGCCCCTTCGAGAAGACCGCCGAGATCGGCGCCACGTCGAGCGCCGGGTGGAAGGCGGAGCCGGGGGTGCCCGCCTCGCAGTGCCGCGGCCACGAGCGCACGAAGTCCGGTTCGTCGCTGAAGTGCGCGCCGGGGTCGATGTGGTAGTCCCTGGTGGCCACCACCTGGTCGTAGACGTTCTCCCGCAGGAAGGCGGAGATCCGCGAGGCCAGTTCGGCCCCGCCCGCCACCCCCAGCGCGCCGCCCTCGCAGAAGTCGTTCTGCACGTCCACCACGATCAACGCGTTCGCCATCGCAGGCGCCCCTTTCAGCGGAAAACGGTGGGCACGGCGGGCTCGCCGTGCGACAGCTTGAGGCCTTCCCACGGCAGGCTGACCAGCCCCTTGCGCAGGAGTTGCCGCGCGTCGTCCAGGGTGGGCAGGTCCTCGGCCCGCTGTCCAGCCCGGACCAGCGGGATCTGCAACTCGCGGTCGTCGGGGCCGAGTTCGGGCGCGGGCCCGTCGGCCGGGTAGACGACCTCCTCCAGCGCGGTGCCGGTCGGCTTGTGCCTGCGGAACGCGCCCTTGCGGCCGCCGCGCGACTCCTTGTGCGTGCTGCGCTTGGCGACCGGGCGGCCGTCCACCTCGACCAGCTTGTAGACCATGCCCGCGGTGGGCGCGCCGGAGCCGGTGACCACCGAGGTGCCCACGCCGTACGCGTCCACCGGCTCGGCGCGCAGGCCCGCGATGGCGTGCTCGTCCAGGTCGCCGGAGACGACGATGCGGGTGTCCTTGGCGCCGAGCGCGTCGAGCTGCTCGCGGGCCTTGCGGGCGAGCACGCCGACGTCACCGGAGTCGATCCGGATGGCACCCAGCTCGGGGCCGGCCACGCGGACCGCGGTCTCGATGCCCGCGGTGATGTCGTAGGTGTCCACCAGCAGCGTGGTGTCCGCGCCGAGCTTGTCCACCTGCGCGCGGAAGGCCTCTTCCTCGCTGTCGTGCAGCAGCATGAACGCGTGCGCGACGGTGCCGCGGGTGGGGATGCCGTAGCGGCGGCCCGCCTCCAGGTTCGAGGTGGTGGCGAAGCCGGCCAGGTAGGCGGCCCTGGCGGCGGCGACCGCGGCGTACTCGTGCGTGCGGCGCCCGCCCATCTCGATGATCGGCCTGCCGTGCGCGGCCCCGGCCATGCGCGCGGCCGCCGAGGCGATCGCGCTGTCGTGGTTGAGGATGGACAGCACCAGGGTCTCCAGCACCACGGCCTCACCGAAGCTGCCCCGGACGGAGAGGATCGGCGACCCGGGGAAGTACAGCTCGCCCTCGGCGTACCCGTCGACGTCCCCGGAGAACTCGTAGTCGGCCAGCCAGGACAGGGTCGGCTCGTCCACCACCGCGGTCGACGCCAGCTGCTCAATCTCGGCGTCGGTGAACCGGAAGTCCCCGATCGCGTCGACCACCCGCGCGGTGCCCGCCACCACGCCGTAGCGGCGGCCGTCGGGCAATCGCCTGGCGAACACCTCGAAAACGCACGGCCGGTCGGCGGTGCCGTCGGCGAGCGCGCTGCCCAGCATGGTCAGCTCGTAGTGGTCGGTGAGCAGTGCGGTGCTGGCGGTTCGCGTACTGGCCATGGTTCAACCCTATGGGCTGACCTGCCGAACCACCGGAAGTGGGCGACGTGACACCATGGAGGCCATGAGTACGCCTGCCGCCGAACCGATGGTGGAGCCGTCCGCGGCCGACCTGGGGGCTGAGGACAAACCGTGGCAGACCGTGGTCTGGAACGACCCGGTGAACCTCATGTCGTACGTGACCTACGTCTTCCAGAAGCTGTTCGGGTACAGCCGCGACCACGCCACCAAGCTGATGCTGGACGTGCACCACAAGGGCAAGGCCATCGTCTCGTCCGGGGGCAAGGAGAAGGTGGAGACCGACGTGGCGAAACTGCACGCCGCGGGGCTCTGGGCGACCATGGAGCACCCGTCGTGAAGCCGTGGCGCCGCAAGGGCGCGCGCCTGCAGGCGGGCTTCGAGCAGCAGGAGGCCGCGGTGCTGCGCGGCCTGATCAGCCAGGTCGACGACATGCTGCGCGCCCGGTCGGAGGAAGCTCCGCAGGACGAGCTGGCCGAGCTGACGGGCATCCGCACCGGCCCCAGCGAGGCGCCGAGCGACCCGGTGCTGTCGCGGTTGCTGCCCGACTTCCACCGCCTCGACCCGGACGCCCCGGCCAAGGAGGACCTCGACTCCGCCGCCGCGCTGCGCTCGCTGCACGAGCCGGAGCTGCTGGACGCGAAGGTCGGCGTGGCCGCGGTGGTGCTGGAGACGCTGTCACCCGACGGCGGTGAGGTGCGGCTGAGCTTCGAGCAGGCCGACGCCTGGCTGTCCGCGCTGAACGACGTGCGCCTGGCGCTGGGCACCGCGCTCGACGTCACCGAGGACATGCCCGACGAGCTGCCGCCGGAGGACCCGCGCGCACCGCACCTCGGCGTCTACCACTGGCTGACCTGGGTGCAGGAAAGCCTGGTCCAGGCGCTGACCGAGTGAACGCGCTGACCGACGTGCCCGGCGTGCTGGTCGGGCACCACCAGCGGGTCGGCGACGGCTGGGCCACCGGCACCACGGTGGTGCTGGTGCCCGACGGCGCGGTCGGCGCGGTCGACCAGCGCGGTGGCGCGCCCGGCACCCGCGAGACCAACCTGCTCGAGCCGGAGAACCTGGTGCAGCGGGTCAACGCGGTCTGCCTGTCCGGCGGGAGCGCGTACGGGCTGGCCGCGGCCGACGGCGTGATGCGCTGGCTCGGCGAGCGGTCGAAGGGCTTCCCGGTGGGGGCCCAGCCGCACGAGGTGGTGCCGATCGTGCCCGCCGCGGTGCTGTTCGACCTGCCGCGGAGCGAGTGGGGCAACCGGCCGGACGCCTCGTTCGGCTACGCGGCCTGCGAAGCCGCCGCTTCGGGTGAATTCGCGCAGGGCACGGTCGGGGCCGGCGCCGGGGCGGCGGTCGGCTCGCTCAAGGGCGGCATCGGCACGGCGAGCGAGCGCGTCGGTGAGTTCGTGGTCGGCGCGCTGGCCGCGGTGAACGCCTCCGGTGAGGCCGTCGACCTGAGCACGGGCCGGGCGTTCGCGGCGGACCACGAGGTCGATGGCGAGTTCGGGGTGCGCTGGCCGGACCGGCCGGGTGAGGTTTCCGCCGCGCCGACCGACCTGAACACCACGATCGGCGTGGTCGCGACGGACGCGGCGCTGTCGAAGGCCGAGGCCCGGCGGCTGGCCGTCGCCGCGCAGGACGGGCTCGCGCGGGCCGTGCGGCCGGCGCACACCATGTTCGACGGCGACACCGTGTTCGCGCTGGCCACCGGGGCGCGGCAGCTGCCGGTGGTGGAGGGCCCGTTCGCCGACGCTTCGCGCGCGGGCGCGCTGGACCAGCTGTGCTCGGCCGCCGCGCGGGTGTTCGCCAGGGCGATGGTGCACGGCCTGCTGGCCGCGACCGGCGCCGGTGGCCTGAAGGCCTACCGCGAGGTGTGGCCGGAGGCCTTCCCCGGCTGAGGTCAAGCACCCGAGGCCTCGGTCTCACTAGGTGGACGCCCGTTGTCCAGCACATAGGATGTGATCGTGCTTCGGATCCGCCGTGACCTAGTCGACGAGATCATCGCGCACGCCCGCCGGGACCACCCGGACGAGGCGTGCGGGGTGATCGCCGGGCCGGACGACGGCTCGGGCCGCCCCGAGCGGTTCATCCCCATGCTGAACGCGGCGCGCTCGCCGACGTTCTACGAGTTCGACTCCGGTGATCTGCTCAAGCTGTACCGCGAGATGGACGCCAACGACGAGGTGCCCGTGGTGATCTACCACTCGCACACCGCCACCGAGGCCTATCCCTCGCGCACCGACGTGTCCTACGCCTCCGAGCCGTTCGCGCACTACGTGCTGGTCTCCACCAGGGACCCCGAGGTGCACGAACTCCGGTCGTACCGGATCGTCGACGGTGAGATCACCGAGGAGCCGGTCGAGATCGAGGAATAACGGCACTCGCCCGAACGTCAGCCCACTACGAGAGATCCCTAGCGGAGGTAAAGATCCATGGCCGTGAACGTGTCCATCCCGACCATCCTGCGCACGCACACCGGCGGCGAGAAGTCCGTCGAGGCGAGCGGCAAGACGGTGCTCGAGGTGATCGACGACGTGGAGAGCCGCCACGGTGGTATCAAGGCGCGCCTGGTCAAGGACGAGAAGCTGCACCGGTTCATCAACGTCTACGTCAACGACGAGGACGTGCGCTTCGCCGGTGGCCTGGAGGCCGAGGTCAAGGACGGCGACACGCTGACCATCCTGCCCGCGGTGGCCGGCGGCGCGCGCTAGGCCATGGCGCGCTACGAGTCGCTGCTCGACGCGCTCGGCGGCACCCCGCTGGTGGGGCTGCCCAGGCTGTCGCCGACGCACGACGTCCGGCTGTGGGCGAAGCTGGAGGACCGCAACCCGACCGGTTCGATCAAGGACCGGCCCGCGCTGGCGATGATCGAGGCCGCCGAGCGGGAGGGCGTGCTGCGCCGCGGGTCCACCATCCTGGAGCCGACCTCGGGCAACACCGGGATCGCACTGGCGATGGCGGCGAAGCTCAAGGGGTACGGGCTGGTCTGCGTGATGCCGGAGAACACCTCGGCCGAGCGCAAGCAGCTGCTGCAGGCCTACGGCGCGCGGATCGTGTTCTCGCCGGCGGCGGGCGGGTCGAACGAGGCGGTCCGCCGGGCGAAGGAACTGGCCAAGGCCAATCCCGACTGGGTGATGCTCTACCAGTACGGCAACCCGGCGAACGCCGACGCGCACTACCGGGGCACCGGGCCGGAGCTGCTGAAGGACCTGCCCACGCTGACGCACTTCGTCGGCGGCCTCGGCACCACGGGCACGCTGGTCGGTGTCGGCCGGTACCTGCACGAGGCGAAGCCGGACGTGCAGATCATCGCGGCCGAGCCGCGGTACGGCGAGCTGGTCTACGGCCTGCGGAACATCGACGAGGGCTTCGTGCCCGAGCTGTACGACGCGAGCGTGCTCAACGGCCGCTACTCCGTCGGTGCCTACGACGCGCTCCGGCGAACGCGGGAACTGCTGGAGCACGAAGGCATCTTCGCGGGGATCTCGACCGGTGCCGTGCTGCACGCGGCACTGGCGGTGGCGGAGAAGGCCGCGGCCAAGGGGGAACCGGCCGACGTCGCCTTCGTGGTCGCGGACGCGGGGTGGAAGTACCTGTCCACCGGCGCCTACAGCGGCACCCTGGACGACGCCGCCGCCCGGCTCGACGGTGAGCTCTGGGCCTGACCCTCCCTTGTGGACTGACGAGGCGGCTCCCGGATTCTCCGGGAGCCGCCTTCGTTGTTTCAGCTCCCGGAGCCGACGATCGCGGTGACGCGGATCTCGATGCGCATGGCGGCGAGGCCGAGCACGGTCACGCCGGTCTCGGTCCAGATCGGCGCGCGGCCGCCGAGGCGGAGGCGGAACTGCTCGGCCATGACCTTGTTGTGGTCGTCGCCGATGACGTCCTCGCCGGGGCCGACCTTGTGGTACGAGTTGACGTGGATGACGTCCTTCCAGGTCGCGCCGACGGTGTTGAGCGCGCGCTCCACGTTGTCGAAGGCCCGGACGATCTCCTCCTCCAGTGAGTCGGGGATGTTCAGGTCGTCGTCGACCCCGGCCTGCCCGGAGATCTCGACCCGGTCGTCGACGCGGACGGCCCCGCTGTAACCGAGTGCCGCGTGCAGCTTCTCGCCGTAGCCGGGGACGACGCCGAAGGTAACGGTGCTCATGGTGCTCGCTCTTCCTTGTTCCTAGGGGTGCGTTCCCTCGGGTTTGAGTTCACGCGTAAAGTCATAGTAGCGCCGGATGACTTCAAGCGCAAAGTGACGGAGGGTGTTCATGAGCGAGGACGAGGAACTGCGCTGGCTCG
Proteins encoded:
- a CDS encoding peptidyl-tRNA hydrolase, with protein sequence MILAPLAARYASWLGLPAEETALPEASPDEVRAMPVILRMEKAEPPGRTPLLEAAAAAALAVCLDERAKPGGEWHEPVRDWVSGHIRKVARRARGAHWQAVQDLPGVTVSIDGAEARALLPGRVVDAPKEVSRLQISGSELPPDEPGQAPGATPVLLLNPGVTMTVGKAAAQVGHGTMLLASLLDEDRLAAWADRGFRCAVRVPGQLEWAELHPGEDPGRAWSERSVIAVRDAGFTEVDPGTVTVLAQWR
- a CDS encoding OsmC family protein: MGLEVERIGEHVFAGRNERGAEVRIGRKGQEDVFSPAELLQIAAAGCAAVTAEDLVVRRTGEDAKFRVEVTADRNEAASELDAIHVAFDLDLSSVDAERRAALAVAVDRAIERLCTVSRTLKKGIPVTESFPAE
- a CDS encoding TetR/AcrR family transcriptional regulator, whose protein sequence is MSDRRARERAERHQLIIRTARELAEQEGWDAVTTRRLSQLIGYSQPVLYSHFAGKDAIVTAVALQGVDELAAALRGAGSVAELVRAYTDFAFDHPVLYDAMFTLRTELEFGPNAPESLKQAFGLLYRVFAPQAGDQDPETFTEVAWSAMHGLVLLTRHSRLRDGLGEERVALLVTLLGRTP
- a CDS encoding DUF4267 domain-containing protein, which encodes MGRKIANGIALLVGLGIIYVGANFLLAPVDAAAGYGVAAPGDEGAYFSVKGIRDIASGLVVLTLLALGQRRALGWVLLAMTIIPLTDGFIVLSHGGSAVSAFGWHFSTATLMLVGVSLFLKTPDAVVRQPSLQRG
- a CDS encoding ATP-dependent DNA helicase, whose translation is MPKPAELTAARKDSFPGVLELLTHAVESVGGAERAGQVEMADAVGRAIRTGEHLAVQAGTGTGKSLAYLVPAIRHAVQKGTTVVVSTATIALQRQLVDRDLPRLAKALKKPLGREPTFAILKGRRNYLCLHRLDTGAPEEPEDQGLFDPFAVSRMGKEVKRLHEWSSDTETGDRDELVPGVSDQAWRQVSVSARECLGVSRCPIGTDCFAERARGEAGRADVVVTNHALLAIDALQGYQVLPEHDLVVIDEAHELVDRVTSVATAELTSAMVSTAGRRCGKLIDADVADRLMEASDGLALVLDDLPAGRLDSLPQALKGALPAVRDAAHTCLSSLGSDRKDDGADEATARKLARTLLEEIHDTAVRLLEAFDEDQAHRPDVVWLSGDPYSSNPRPPALHVAPLSVAGLLRERVFGATTTVLTSATLALGGTFDTLARQWGLPPSQAAERKADPGTATEKAAPSDKETIRWTGLDVGSPFDHRKNGILYMAKHLPTPGRDGLAERTLDEIAELIDAAGGRTLGLFSSMRAAKQATEELRDRIKHPILCQGDDSTSLLVRKFSEDPRTCLFGTLSLWQGVDVPGPSLQLVLVDRLPFPRPDDPVSSARQRAVEARGGNGFLTVAATHAALLLAQGVGRLHRSTSDRGVVAILDSRLANARYGGFLRASLPPFWPTTDPEVARAALRRLDAAAPA
- a CDS encoding biotin transporter BioY is translated as MSTLSLAARRPVLADLIPGALARDLTLVAAGAGFTGLAAQLVIPVPGSPVPMTGQTFAALLVGAALGWQRGGAAMLLYLLVGAAGVPWFNGGTSGMFGASAGYIAGFVLAGALVGALAGRGGDRTPLRTAGTMVLGNLVIYAVGVPWLMAAASMDLGTAFDKGVLPFLIGDALKIVVAAGLLPVTWALVNRFRRQN
- a CDS encoding isochorismatase family protein, translating into MANALIVVDVQNDFCEGGALGVAGGAELASRISAFLRENVYDQVVATRDYHIDPGAHFSDEPDFVRSWPRHCEAGTPGSAFHPALDVAPISAVFSKGQYSDGYSGFEGVTDTGDTLADWLRARDVDRVDVVGIATDHCVRATALDAAGAGFAVRVLLDLTAGVSRSTVDNALAELRTAGAELTGTPVVSG
- a CDS encoding nicotinate phosphoribosyltransferase, producing the protein MASTRTASTALLTDHYELTMLGSALADGTADRPCVFEVFARRLPDGRRYGVVAGTARVVDAIGDFRFTDAEIEQLASTAVVDEPTLSWLADYEFSGDVDGYAEGELYFPGSPILSVRGSFGEAVVLETLVLSILNHDSAIASAAARMAGAAHGRPIIEMGGRRTHEYAAVAAARAAYLAGFATTSNLEAGRRYGIPTRGTVAHAFMLLHDSEEEAFRAQVDKLGADTTLLVDTYDITAGIETAVRVAGPELGAIRIDSGDVGVLARKAREQLDALGAKDTRIVVSGDLDEHAIAGLRAEPVDAYGVGTSVVTGSGAPTAGMVYKLVEVDGRPVAKRSTHKESRGGRKGAFRRHKPTGTALEEVVYPADGPAPELGPDDRELQIPLVRAGQRAEDLPTLDDARQLLRKGLVSLPWEGLKLSHGEPAVPTVFR
- the clpS gene encoding ATP-dependent Clp protease adapter ClpS, with product MSTPAAEPMVEPSAADLGAEDKPWQTVVWNDPVNLMSYVTYVFQKLFGYSRDHATKLMLDVHHKGKAIVSSGGKEKVETDVAKLHAAGLWATMEHPS
- a CDS encoding DUF2017 domain-containing protein is translated as MKPWRRKGARLQAGFEQQEAAVLRGLISQVDDMLRARSEEAPQDELAELTGIRTGPSEAPSDPVLSRLLPDFHRLDPDAPAKEDLDSAAALRSLHEPELLDAKVGVAAVVLETLSPDGGEVRLSFEQADAWLSALNDVRLALGTALDVTEDMPDELPPEDPRAPHLGVYHWLTWVQESLVQALTE